The Artemia franciscana chromosome 11, ASM3288406v1, whole genome shotgun sequence genome has a segment encoding these proteins:
- the LOC136032984 gene encoding DGAT1/2-independent enzyme synthesizing storage lipids-like, translated as MDQSSQLQSGIGRWFLAWIGFEDTDIDYLRWLFVLLSPSVAVFLLPAIILILLYISSILIVITKHHRRIFRKAIHDDPWDGCRGLACAFWDGTSKFWHGYEVVGMENIPDKGGALLIFYHGALPIDVYYMVAKIYLYKERLVRSVADRFVFKTPGFGPVLQAFKVIPGTIQSCTEILEGGNLLAIAPGGVYEALLGDHYYELLWKNRIGFAKVAVNAKVPVIPVFTVNVRETFRSVQFFKNIWKWLYNRTRLPLVPIYGGFPVKLKTIVGKPIEHDPTSEPEELAEKVARAIKKIRDENQKIPGSIWRALLERL; from the exons gattCGAAGATACAGACATTGATTATCTAAGGTGGCTATTTGTCTTATTAAGCCCTTCAGTAGCTGTTTTTTTGCTTCCTGCaattatattaatattgctCTATATTTCCTCTATTTTGATTGTTATTACTAAGCATCATAGGAGAATATTTAGGAAAGCAATCCATGACGATCCTTGGGATGGCTGTCGTGGTCTAGCCTGTGCTTTTTGGGATGGTACATCCAAGTTTTGGCATG GTTACGAAGTAGTTGGGATGGAAAATATTCCAGATAAAGGTGGAGCTTTGTTGATATTCTACCATGGAGCATTGCCTATAGACGTCTATTACATGGTtgctaaaatatatttgtataagGAAAGACTTGTAAGATCTGTTGCTGACCGATTTGTTTTCAAAACGCCAG GTTTTGGTCCGGTTCTCCAAGCTTTCAAAGTAATACCAGGGACTATTCAATCTTGTACTGAAATATTAGAGGGTGGTAATCTACTAGCAATCGCTCCTGGAGGAGTTTACGAGGCTTTATTAGGAGATCATTATTATGAGCTTCTATGGAAGAACAGAATTGGATTTGCAAAAGTAGCCGTAAATGCAAAAGTA CCTGTAATCCCAGTTTTTACTGTCAATGTGCGAGAAACGTTTCGAAGTGTACAGTTTTTTAAGAATATATGGAAATGGCTTTACAATCGTACTCGATTACCATTAGTTCCTATCTATGGAGGGTTCCCGGTGAAGCTCAAAACTATTGTTGGAAAACCAATTGAACATGACCCAACTTCAGAACCTGAAGAATTGGCAGAAAAG gttGCCCGTGCGATAAAGAAAATACGAGACGAGAATCAAAAGATTCCGGGCTCTATTTGGAGAGCCCTTTTGGAGCGATTATAA